A genomic segment from bacterium encodes:
- a CDS encoding ABC transporter ATP-binding protein: MADALLSVRNLKTYFYTDEGVVRAVDGLSYDLQRGEVLGVVGESGCGKSVHALSLMRLIPMPPGKIVDGEIRFEGRDLLKLSDEEMRKIRGNRMAMIFQEPMTSLNPVLTIGEQIAEAIILHQRLDKRAAWDRAAEMLDRVKIPLAKQRVKDYPHQFSGGMRQRVMIAMALSCNPSILIADEPTTALDVTIQAQILDLMRGLQREFGMSIIFITHNLGVVAEMCDNVVVMYAGRPIEHTDVRSTFREPKHPYTWGLLHSVPKLYLRQERLIPIEGQPPSLIDLPPGCAFAPRCPFVMDVCVQADPPDYNVGPGHTAKCYLYSDKATEKDRQAAEKAGLAASTRSGTV, translated from the coding sequence GTGGCTGACGCACTGCTGTCGGTGCGCAACCTGAAGACCTACTTCTATACCGACGAGGGCGTCGTGCGCGCGGTCGACGGCCTCTCGTACGACCTCCAGCGGGGCGAAGTGCTGGGGGTCGTAGGCGAGTCGGGATGCGGGAAGAGCGTGCACGCGCTCTCGCTCATGCGGCTCATCCCGATGCCGCCCGGCAAGATCGTCGACGGCGAGATCCGGTTCGAGGGCCGCGACCTCCTCAAGCTCTCCGACGAGGAGATGCGGAAGATCCGCGGCAACCGTATGGCGATGATCTTCCAGGAACCGATGACCTCCCTCAATCCCGTCCTCACGATCGGCGAGCAGATCGCCGAGGCCATCATCCTCCACCAGCGGCTCGACAAGCGAGCGGCCTGGGACCGCGCCGCCGAAATGCTGGACCGCGTCAAGATCCCGCTGGCCAAGCAGCGGGTCAAGGACTACCCGCATCAGTTCTCGGGCGGCATGCGGCAGCGCGTGATGATCGCGATGGCGCTGTCCTGCAACCCGTCGATCCTCATCGCCGACGAGCCGACCACGGCGCTCGACGTCACGATCCAGGCGCAGATCCTCGACCTGATGCGGGGACTGCAGCGCGAGTTCGGGATGTCCATCATCTTCATTACCCACAACCTCGGCGTCGTCGCCGAGATGTGCGACAACGTCGTCGTGATGTACGCCGGCCGGCCGATCGAGCACACCGACGTGCGCAGCACCTTCCGCGAGCCCAAGCACCCGTACACCTGGGGCCTGCTGCACTCCGTGCCGAAGCTCTACCTTCGGCAGGAGCGGCTGATTCCGATCGAGGGCCAGCCGCCGAGCCTCATCGATCTCCCGCCGGGCTGTGCGTTCGCGCCGCGGTGCCCGTTCGTGATGGACGTGTGCGTCCAGGCCGACCCGCCGGACTACAACGTCGGTCCCGGTCACACCGCAAAGTGCTACCTTTATTCGGATAAGGCCACGGAGAAGGACCGGCAGGCGGCGGAGAAGGCCGGCCTGGCCGCATCGACACGCAGCGGAACGGTCTAG
- a CDS encoding ABC transporter substrate-binding protein, with protein sequence MKVRGIALVLALMVGVLALGTGARGAGAPVKNPDTFVKLTAGDPESLDPAYQYDTTSYEIVYPNTYETLIEYDGSVLSRYQPILATTVPSLANGLISKDGLTYTFPIRKGVKFHDGSTMTPEDVRYSMLRFMLQDRDGGPSWLLLTPLLGRDSTRDKDKIAVNFADAAKTVTVQGDNVVFHLAHPYGAFLSIVAAWSFVMPKAWAAAHGDWDGQAGTWQKFNNPKLQDRYAFDHIDGTGPFKLQQWDRQAKQVILVRHDQYWRKPARLARVVIKTVNEFTTRRLQLQQGDADLIQVDRPDQSKVEGMAGVTIRDGFPQLVVQVLHFNFKIDATGNPDVGSGKLDGNGIPPDFFTDVHVRRGFAYAFDYAAFIRDGYKGKAEQPNGPIINGLLGYDPTAPKYTHDPAKATAEFKEAWGGKLWDTGFKFTTTYNTGNVVRQVGAQILKDSIESLNPKFKVDIRNLQWSSFLQNTNAHKGTFYALGWAVDYPDPDDFAQPFLGSNGDYPKRNSYSNPQADALIKQAAETTDPAKRTAMYRQLTKIAYNDVPGLYVAQPVGFFVMRSWVRGWYYNAVLGGVDYYPISKE encoded by the coding sequence GTGAAGGTCCGCGGAATCGCGCTCGTACTCGCGCTGATGGTCGGCGTGCTTGCGCTCGGGACGGGCGCCCGGGGGGCGGGAGCGCCGGTCAAGAACCCCGATACGTTCGTCAAGCTGACGGCAGGCGACCCGGAGAGCCTTGATCCGGCCTACCAGTACGATACGACGAGCTACGAGATTGTATATCCCAATACCTACGAGACCTTGATTGAGTACGACGGCAGCGTGCTCTCGCGGTATCAGCCGATCCTGGCAACCACGGTCCCGAGCCTCGCGAACGGCCTGATCAGCAAAGACGGCCTCACGTATACCTTCCCGATCCGCAAGGGCGTCAAGTTCCACGACGGTTCCACGATGACGCCCGAGGACGTGCGGTACTCCATGCTGCGATTCATGCTGCAGGACCGTGACGGCGGGCCCTCGTGGCTGCTGCTGACGCCGCTGCTCGGGCGGGACAGCACGCGCGACAAGGACAAGATCGCGGTCAACTTCGCGGACGCCGCGAAGACGGTCACGGTGCAGGGCGACAACGTCGTGTTCCACCTGGCCCATCCCTACGGCGCATTCCTCAGCATCGTCGCGGCGTGGTCCTTCGTGATGCCCAAGGCCTGGGCCGCGGCCCACGGCGACTGGGACGGCCAGGCCGGGACGTGGCAGAAGTTCAACAACCCGAAATTGCAGGACCGCTACGCCTTCGATCACATCGACGGGACCGGCCCGTTCAAGCTCCAGCAGTGGGACCGGCAGGCCAAACAGGTCATTCTTGTCCGCCACGACCAGTACTGGCGCAAGCCGGCTCGCCTGGCGCGGGTCGTCATCAAGACCGTCAACGAGTTCACGACCCGGCGCCTGCAGCTCCAGCAGGGCGACGCGGATTTGATCCAGGTGGACCGGCCCGATCAAAGCAAGGTCGAGGGGATGGCCGGCGTCACGATCCGCGACGGCTTCCCGCAGCTGGTGGTCCAGGTGCTGCACTTCAACTTCAAGATCGACGCGACAGGCAACCCGGACGTCGGCAGCGGCAAGCTGGACGGCAACGGCATCCCGCCGGATTTCTTCACCGACGTCCACGTCCGCCGCGGGTTCGCCTACGCCTTCGACTACGCGGCCTTCATCCGCGACGGTTACAAGGGCAAGGCGGAGCAGCCGAACGGCCCGATCATCAACGGGCTGCTCGGCTATGATCCGACCGCGCCGAAGTACACGCACGATCCCGCCAAAGCGACCGCGGAATTCAAGGAAGCCTGGGGCGGGAAGCTGTGGGACACCGGGTTCAAGTTTACGACCACCTACAACACCGGGAACGTCGTCCGGCAGGTCGGCGCGCAGATCCTGAAGGATTCGATCGAGTCGCTGAACCCCAAGTTTAAGGTCGACATCCGGAACCTGCAGTGGTCGTCCTTCCTCCAGAACACCAACGCGCACAAGGGCACGTTCTACGCCCTCGGCTGGGCGGTGGACTATCCCGATCCGGACGACTTCGCGCAGCCGTTCCTCGGGAGCAACGGCGACTACCCGAAACGCAACTCCTACAGCAACCCGCAGGCCGACGCGCTGATCAAGCAGGCCGCCGAGACGACGGACCCCGCGAAGCGCACGGCGATGTACCGGCAGTTGACGAAGATCGCGTACAACGACGTGCCGGGGTTGTACGTGGCGCAGCCGGTGGGATTTTTCGTGATGCGGTCGTGGGTACGCGGCTGGTACTACAACGCGGTGCTCGGCGGAGTCGACTATTATCCGATCTCGAAAGAGTAG
- a CDS encoding ABC transporter permease, translated as MVRYILRRLLLLGPLLFGITLVSWAAIQLVPGSGNYFQALVLQYPQISPQTIAALKAQFGMDQPPWIQYFRWLWSILHLDFGLSFAYNVPVTWLIGSRALNTLLLSLSSLVVAWSVALPLGIYSAVHQYSAMDGVLNTAAFVAISIPSFFSALLLLYAAYWSHLLPLQGLTSVDFDTYPWWGKALDVARHLVLPTIALGLFSVGGLMRYMRNNLLEVLRSDYVKTARAKGLAERRVIYRHAVRNAINPLITFFGFELGGLLSGAAFVENIMGYPGLGRLILEALLKKDVFVVMASLLFGSVMLILGNLTADIMLAYVDPRIRYD; from the coding sequence ATGGTTCGCTACATTCTGCGCCGCCTGCTGCTGCTCGGCCCGCTGCTGTTCGGCATTACGCTGGTGAGCTGGGCCGCCATTCAGCTCGTGCCGGGATCCGGCAATTACTTTCAGGCGCTCGTGCTGCAGTACCCGCAGATCAGCCCGCAGACGATCGCGGCGCTCAAAGCGCAGTTCGGGATGGACCAGCCGCCCTGGATCCAGTACTTCCGGTGGCTGTGGAGCATCCTGCACCTCGACTTCGGCCTGTCCTTCGCCTACAACGTCCCGGTCACGTGGCTGATCGGCAGCCGCGCGCTGAACACCCTGCTGCTGTCGCTGAGCTCGCTGGTCGTGGCCTGGTCGGTGGCGCTGCCGCTCGGAATCTATTCCGCCGTGCACCAGTACTCCGCGATGGACGGCGTCCTCAACACCGCAGCGTTCGTGGCGATCTCCATTCCCTCGTTCTTCAGCGCTCTGCTGCTGCTCTACGCGGCCTACTGGAGCCACCTGCTGCCGCTGCAGGGCCTGACGAGCGTCGACTTCGACACATACCCGTGGTGGGGCAAGGCCCTCGACGTCGCGCGGCACCTCGTCCTGCCGACGATCGCGCTCGGGCTCTTCTCGGTCGGGGGCCTGATGCGGTACATGCGCAACAACCTGCTCGAGGTGCTGCGGTCGGACTACGTCAAGACCGCGCGGGCGAAGGGGCTCGCCGAGCGGCGGGTGATCTACCGGCACGCCGTGCGCAACGCCATCAATCCGCTCATCACGTTCTTCGGCTTCGAGCTCGGCGGACTGCTCAGCGGCGCCGCCTTCGTCGAAAACATCATGGGGTATCCGGGGCTCGGCCGGCTGATCCTCGAGGCGCTGCTCAAGAAGGACGTCTTCGTGGTGATGGCGAGCTTGCTGTTCGGCAGCGTGATGCTGATCCTCGGCAACCTGACGGCCGACATCATGTTGGCCTACGTCGACCCGCGCATCCGCTATGACTAG
- a CDS encoding dipeptide ABC transporter ATP-binding protein, translating into MATSGAKTGEILLEVKNLVKHYPVTKGFIFQRQVGAVKAVDGLDFFIRRGETLGLVGESGCGKTTTGRVILRLQEPTSGEALFEGRDIFKLHKEELRRMRRDMQIIFQDPYSSLNPRMTVGDIIGEPLEIHNLARGRDKIRRVQELLEVVGLSPYHANRYPHEFSGGQRQRIGIARALAVNPKLIIADEPVSALDVSIQAQVLNLLESLQREFGLTYLFIGHDLSVVKHISDRIAVMYLGKIVEMAPADELFANPQHPYTEALLSAVPIPNPEMRRERIILPGDVPSPINPPAGCRFHTRCLYAQPSCRVDPPAFEDIGGGRDHFVACPPRPFKSQRSKVAVVATPGPAVSPVATGQTQQANP; encoded by the coding sequence ATGGCGACGAGCGGGGCGAAGACCGGCGAGATTCTCCTCGAGGTAAAGAACCTCGTCAAGCACTATCCCGTCACCAAGGGCTTCATCTTCCAGCGGCAGGTCGGCGCGGTCAAGGCCGTCGACGGTCTGGACTTCTTCATCCGCAGAGGCGAGACGCTCGGGCTCGTCGGCGAGTCCGGCTGCGGCAAGACGACGACCGGCCGCGTAATCCTCCGGCTGCAGGAGCCGACCTCGGGCGAAGCGCTGTTCGAGGGCCGGGACATCTTCAAGCTGCACAAGGAAGAGCTGCGGCGGATGCGCCGCGACATGCAGATCATCTTCCAGGACCCGTACTCGTCGCTCAACCCTCGCATGACCGTCGGGGACATCATCGGCGAGCCGCTCGAGATCCACAACCTCGCCCGCGGCCGCGACAAGATCCGCCGCGTCCAGGAGCTGCTCGAGGTCGTCGGCCTGTCCCCCTATCACGCGAACCGCTACCCGCACGAGTTCAGCGGCGGCCAGCGCCAGCGCATCGGCATCGCGCGCGCCCTCGCCGTCAACCCCAAGCTCATCATCGCGGACGAGCCGGTCTCGGCGCTCGACGTCAGCATCCAGGCGCAGGTGCTCAACCTCCTGGAGTCGCTGCAGAGGGAGTTCGGGCTCACGTACCTGTTCATCGGGCACGACCTCTCGGTCGTCAAGCATATCAGCGACCGCATCGCGGTCATGTACCTCGGCAAGATCGTGGAGATGGCCCCGGCGGACGAATTGTTCGCGAACCCGCAGCACCCGTACACCGAGGCGCTGTTGTCGGCGGTGCCCATTCCCAATCCGGAGATGCGCCGCGAGCGGATCATCCTGCCCGGGGACGTGCCGAGCCCGATCAACCCGCCGGCCGGCTGCCGGTTCCACACCCGGTGCCTGTACGCGCAGCCGAGCTGCCGGGTCGATCCGCCGGCGTTCGAGGACATCGGCGGCGGGCGCGATCACTTCGTGGCCTGTCCGCCCCGGCCGTTCAAGAGCCAGCGCAGCAAAGTGGCCGTGGTCGCCACGCCGGGTCCGGCCGTGAGTCCGGTGGCGACGGGCCAGACACAGCAGGCCAACCCATAG
- a CDS encoding ABC transporter permease: protein MTSTAHEVAASRVAAQRRAEAARARSPWQLAWRQLRRYRLAVAGGATLIVLYTAMILAEVLAPYGLDQSDRTLFYAPPTGIHWIDARGRIHLRPFVYAYRVVDVSIPQYAPDTSRTYDVRFLVHGSPYRWLGLVPGDLHFIGVDPPARLFLLGTDQFGRDMLSRLLYGSRVSLMLGILVVVISFPIGMVLGGIAGYYGGLVDNAMMRAVEVLASFPQFYLILALTSVLPPTLTSPQRIVLLSGVFSLTGWGGLARVIRGIVLGLRELEFVLAARAAGLKDFRVIVRHVLPSTSSYIIVAATLTIPGVILGESGLSYLGIGVQEPSTSWGLQLAQAQSIEVFTQFPWLLVPGAAIVLAILAFNFLGDGIRDALDPRQRST from the coding sequence ATGACTAGCACGGCGCACGAGGTCGCCGCCTCACGGGTCGCCGCGCAGCGGCGGGCCGAGGCCGCGCGGGCCCGCAGCCCGTGGCAGCTCGCCTGGCGGCAGCTCCGGCGGTACCGCCTCGCCGTGGCGGGCGGCGCCACGCTGATCGTGCTCTACACCGCGATGATCCTGGCCGAGGTGCTCGCGCCGTACGGACTGGACCAGAGCGATCGCACGCTGTTCTACGCGCCGCCGACGGGGATCCACTGGATCGACGCGCGCGGGCGCATCCACCTGCGCCCGTTCGTCTACGCGTACCGCGTCGTGGACGTCTCGATCCCGCAGTACGCCCCGGACACGTCGCGCACGTACGACGTGCGGTTCCTCGTCCACGGCTCGCCGTATCGCTGGCTCGGGCTCGTGCCCGGCGACCTTCATTTCATCGGCGTCGATCCGCCGGCGCGCCTGTTCCTGCTCGGGACGGACCAGTTCGGGCGCGACATGCTGTCCCGGCTGCTCTACGGCAGCCGCGTGTCGCTCATGCTGGGCATCCTCGTCGTCGTGATCAGCTTCCCGATCGGCATGGTGCTGGGCGGCATCGCAGGGTACTACGGCGGCCTCGTCGACAACGCGATGATGCGGGCCGTCGAGGTGCTCGCGTCGTTTCCGCAATTCTATTTGATCCTCGCGCTGACGTCGGTGCTGCCGCCGACGCTCACCAGTCCGCAGCGCATCGTGCTGCTCTCGGGCGTGTTCAGCCTGACCGGCTGGGGCGGGCTCGCCCGGGTGATCCGCGGAATCGTCCTCGGGCTGCGCGAGCTCGAGTTCGTGCTGGCCGCGCGGGCGGCCGGCCTCAAGGACTTCCGCGTGATCGTGCGGCATGTGCTGCCGAGCACGTCCTCGTACATCATCGTGGCAGCGACCCTGACCATTCCGGGCGTCATCCTCGGCGAGAGCGGGCTGTCGTACCTCGGGATCGGCGTCCAGGAGCCGAGCACCAGCTGGGGTCTGCAGCTCGCGCAGGCGCAGAGCATCGAAGTGTTCACGCAGTTCCCGTGGCTGCTCGTGCCCGGCGCGGCGATCGTGCTGGCGATTCTCGCCTTCAACTTCCTGGGCGACGGCATCCGCGACGCGCTGGACCCCCGCCAGCGCTCGACGTAG